The following coding sequences lie in one Mycobacterium gordonae genomic window:
- a CDS encoding SDR family NAD(P)-dependent oxidoreductase: MAIAPADILLTDRVAVVTGGGAGIGRGIASGFAAFGARVAIWERNPDSCARTAEEIGALAIPTDVRDSDQVDAALARTMAELGTPTILVNNAGGVFSSPLLDTSENGWDALYRANLRHVLLCTQRVARQLVADGLPGSIIAVTSIEGVRAAPGYAAYAAAKAGVINYTKTAALELAPHGIRVNAIAPDITLTEGLAELGGEGATGASAATAATAAMGAVVPWGRPGHVDETASTAVFLASDMSTYITGQTLHVDGGTHAAGGWYHDAQTGHYRLGPS, translated from the coding sequence ATGGCGATCGCACCGGCTGACATTCTGCTGACCGACCGGGTAGCGGTGGTCACCGGTGGGGGAGCGGGCATCGGGCGCGGAATCGCCTCGGGCTTCGCGGCATTCGGAGCCCGGGTGGCCATCTGGGAGCGCAACCCCGACTCCTGCGCCCGGACCGCGGAAGAGATTGGTGCGCTGGCAATCCCGACCGATGTGCGGGACAGTGACCAGGTCGACGCGGCGCTGGCACGGACGATGGCGGAATTGGGGACGCCGACCATCCTGGTCAACAATGCCGGCGGTGTGTTCTCCTCACCGCTGCTGGATACCAGCGAAAATGGCTGGGACGCTTTGTATCGCGCTAATCTGCGGCATGTGTTGCTCTGCACGCAGCGGGTCGCGCGGCAGCTGGTGGCCGACGGGCTGCCAGGCAGCATCATCGCGGTCACCTCGATCGAGGGGGTGCGGGCCGCGCCCGGTTACGCGGCCTACGCCGCCGCAAAAGCCGGCGTCATCAACTACACGAAAACCGCCGCGCTCGAGCTGGCGCCGCATGGTATCCGGGTCAACGCGATAGCGCCCGACATCACCCTGACCGAGGGTCTGGCCGAGCTGGGCGGAGAGGGTGCCACCGGCGCCTCGGCTGCCACGGCTGCCACGGCTGCCATGGGTGCCGTAGTGCCGTGGGGGCGGCCCGGCCACGTCGACGAAACTGCAAGCACGGCGGTGTTTCTCGCCTCGGACATGTCCACATACATCACCGGGCAGACCCTGCACGTCGACGGTGGCACACACGCCGCGGGCGGCTGGTACCACGACGCGCAGACCGGCCACTATCGCTTGGGCCCCAGTTAG
- a CDS encoding mycofactocin-coupled SDR family oxidoreductase, whose amino-acid sequence MTGRVEGKVAFVTGAARGQGRSHAVRLAEEGADIIAVDVCKPIVKNTTIPASTPEDLAETADLVKGLNRRIVTTEVDVRDFGALKAAVDSGVEQLGRLDIVVANAGIGNGGDTLDKTSEYDWQEMIDVNLSSVWKSVKAAVPHILAGGRGGSIILTSSVGGLKAYPQCGSYVAAKHGVVGIMRSFAVELGQHMIRVNSVHPTHVATPMLHNDGTFKMFRPDLQNPGPDDMAPICQMFHTLPIPWVEPRDISNAVLFLASDESRYITGVTLPVDAGGCLK is encoded by the coding sequence ATGACTGGACGTGTAGAAGGCAAAGTCGCCTTTGTCACCGGGGCGGCGCGAGGGCAGGGACGCAGCCATGCGGTGCGCCTGGCCGAGGAAGGCGCCGACATCATCGCCGTCGACGTGTGCAAGCCGATCGTCAAGAACACCACCATCCCGGCATCGACGCCCGAAGACCTGGCCGAGACCGCCGACCTGGTCAAGGGTCTCAATCGCCGAATCGTCACGACCGAAGTCGATGTGCGCGACTTCGGCGCGCTCAAGGCCGCGGTGGACAGCGGTGTGGAGCAGTTGGGGCGACTGGACATCGTCGTCGCCAACGCCGGTATCGGCAACGGGGGTGACACCCTGGACAAGACCAGCGAATACGACTGGCAGGAGATGATCGACGTCAACCTGTCCAGCGTCTGGAAGTCGGTGAAAGCCGCCGTGCCGCATATCTTGGCGGGCGGCAGGGGCGGCTCGATCATCCTGACCAGCTCGGTGGGCGGCCTCAAGGCGTACCCGCAGTGCGGCAGCTACGTCGCCGCCAAGCATGGCGTCGTGGGCATCATGCGCTCCTTCGCTGTCGAGTTGGGGCAGCACATGATTCGCGTCAACTCGGTGCATCCCACACATGTCGCCACCCCGATGCTGCACAACGACGGCACCTTCAAGATGTTCCGGCCCGACCTGCAGAATCCGGGACCGGACGACATGGCGCCGATCTGCCAGATGTTCCACACCCTGCCGATCCCCTGGGTGGAACCGCGCGACATCAGCAACGCGGTGCTTTTCTTGGCCTCCGATGAATCCCGGTACATCACCGGCGTCACCCTGCCGGTGGATGCGGGCGGCTGCCTGAAATAG
- a CDS encoding TetR/AcrR family transcriptional regulator, protein MTSPGEEPAWKQRAVERSIKTAKLRAAQRVQRFLDAAQAIIIEKGSTDFTVQEVVDRSRQSLRSFYLQFDGKHELLLALFEDALSRSADQIRAATESHTDALERLKVAVELLYEASRPDPTARRPLFTDFAPRLLVTHPAEVKIAHAPLLALLTELMEAACDAGKLRGGVNPKRMAAMTMQTVMFIAQSSGGSDEATVHPISADEVWDFCSRGFAGN, encoded by the coding sequence GTGACTAGCCCGGGCGAAGAGCCTGCGTGGAAACAGCGGGCCGTCGAGCGATCCATCAAGACCGCGAAACTGCGCGCGGCGCAACGCGTCCAGCGCTTCCTGGATGCGGCCCAGGCCATCATCATCGAGAAGGGCAGCACGGACTTCACTGTGCAGGAGGTCGTCGACCGGTCCCGCCAGTCGTTGCGCAGCTTCTACCTGCAGTTCGACGGCAAGCACGAGTTGTTGCTCGCGCTGTTCGAGGACGCGCTGAGCCGTTCTGCCGACCAGATTCGGGCCGCGACGGAAAGTCACACCGATGCGCTGGAGCGGCTCAAAGTCGCGGTCGAACTGCTGTATGAGGCCTCCCGTCCAGACCCGACGGCCAGGCGACCGCTGTTCACCGACTTTGCGCCGCGGTTACTGGTGACACATCCGGCAGAGGTCAAGATCGCCCATGCCCCATTGCTGGCTTTGCTCACCGAACTGATGGAAGCCGCCTGCGACGCCGGGAAGCTGCGCGGCGGCGTCAACCCCAAGCGGATGGCCGCGATGACCATGCAAACGGTGATGTTCATCGCACAATCCAGCGGCGGCTCCGACGAAGCCACGGTCCACCCCATCAGCGCCGACGAGGTGTGGGATTTCTGCTCTCGTGGATTCGCCGGCAACTAG
- a CDS encoding acyl-CoA dehydrogenase family protein → MNVEEFRAGLCAWLDEHDLTPGPDHSLQGHMRQFARVSSALYEAGWMRYGWPVSVGGLGGAALLRAIVGEEVVGRRLAEPGPYSMVEVLAPTMIDYAPTELAAEMVPRLLSGREQWCQGFSEPGSGSDLASLTTRAVPDGDNWIVNGQKVWTSYAQFSTRCVLLTRTAPGHDGITAFFVDLDTPGITVRPLRTMHGVDEFCEVYYDDVVIPSSRMLGRPGDGWRLAMNLLPYERSTCFWQRIAYLYSRFDALIAEATEPDESALGAAYLALHTLRCRSRATQHRLADGARLGPDTSVDKVLLAGAEQKLYDAVRDLLPGTLELDDTAWRPEYLYSRAATIYGGTAEIQRNIIARRLLDLGKE, encoded by the coding sequence GTGAATGTCGAGGAGTTCCGAGCGGGGCTGTGCGCCTGGCTCGACGAGCACGATTTGACACCTGGACCGGACCATTCCCTGCAGGGCCATATGCGGCAGTTCGCCCGGGTCAGTTCGGCGCTGTACGAGGCTGGGTGGATGCGCTACGGCTGGCCGGTCTCGGTCGGCGGACTGGGCGGGGCGGCACTGCTGCGCGCGATCGTCGGCGAGGAGGTGGTGGGCCGGCGCCTCGCCGAACCCGGTCCTTACTCGATGGTGGAGGTCCTGGCGCCCACCATGATCGATTACGCGCCGACCGAACTCGCGGCCGAGATGGTGCCGCGGCTGCTCAGCGGTCGCGAGCAGTGGTGCCAGGGCTTCTCCGAACCGGGCTCCGGCAGCGACCTGGCGTCGTTGACGACGCGTGCGGTCCCCGACGGCGACAACTGGATCGTCAACGGGCAGAAGGTCTGGACCAGCTACGCCCAGTTCTCCACCCGGTGTGTCCTGCTCACCCGCACCGCGCCGGGTCATGACGGCATCACCGCATTCTTTGTCGACCTGGATACACCGGGCATCACCGTGCGCCCATTGCGCACTATGCACGGCGTCGACGAATTCTGCGAGGTCTACTACGACGATGTGGTCATCCCGTCCAGCCGCATGCTCGGCAGGCCCGGCGACGGCTGGCGGCTCGCGATGAATCTGTTGCCCTACGAACGCTCAACCTGCTTCTGGCAGCGGATCGCCTACCTGTACTCGAGATTCGACGCATTGATCGCCGAGGCGACCGAACCGGACGAGTCTGCCTTGGGCGCAGCGTATCTCGCACTGCATACGCTGCGCTGCCGATCCCGCGCCACCCAGCACCGGTTGGCCGACGGGGCGCGGCTCGGACCGGACACCTCGGTCGACAAGGTGCTGCTGGCCGGTGCCGAACAAAAGCTCTACGACGCGGTCCGCGACCTGTTGCCCGGCACGCTGGAGTTGGACGACACAGCCTGGCGTCCGGAGTACCTCTACTCGCGGGCGGCGACCATCTACGGCGGGACAGCCGAGATCCAGCGCAACATCATCGCCCGCCGGCTGCTCGACCTCGGGAAGGAGTGA
- a CDS encoding cytochrome P450, protein MTVSAASDVYFDPYDVELNADPYPMFARLREESPLYYNEQHDFYALSRFADVDNAIVDYQTFSSARGAILELIRANLEMPPGVLIFEDPPVHDIHRKLLSRMFTPRKISDLEPKIREFCARSLDPLVGAGRFDFVNDLGAQMPMRVIGMLLGVPEEDQEAARDFANAQMRTEAGKPMEFSAETMLNGEFFGQYIDWRAQHPSNDIMTELLNAEFEDETGTLRRMRRDELLTYVTVVSGAGNETTTRLIGWAGKVLADHPDQRRALVENPALIPAAVEELLRYEPPAPHVARYVTRDVDYYGQRVPEGSVMMMLIGAANRDHRQFPPDGDVFDIRREPRQHLTFSVGTHYCLGSALARLEGRIALEEILKRFPEWDVDIAEATLSPTSTVRGWESMPAIFG, encoded by the coding sequence GTGACAGTAAGCGCGGCCAGCGACGTCTATTTCGATCCCTACGATGTCGAGCTCAACGCTGACCCCTACCCGATGTTCGCGCGGCTGCGCGAGGAGTCGCCGCTGTACTACAACGAGCAGCACGACTTCTATGCGCTGAGCCGTTTCGCCGACGTCGACAACGCGATCGTCGACTACCAGACGTTCAGCTCCGCCCGCGGCGCGATCCTCGAACTGATTCGGGCCAATCTTGAAATGCCGCCGGGCGTGCTCATTTTCGAGGACCCGCCCGTCCACGATATCCACCGCAAGCTGTTGTCGCGCATGTTCACTCCGCGCAAGATCAGCGACCTGGAACCCAAGATCCGCGAATTCTGCGCACGCAGCCTGGATCCGCTGGTCGGCGCCGGAAGATTCGACTTCGTCAACGACCTCGGCGCCCAGATGCCGATGCGGGTCATCGGGATGCTGCTGGGTGTCCCGGAGGAAGACCAGGAAGCCGCGCGCGACTTCGCCAATGCACAGATGCGCACCGAGGCCGGCAAGCCGATGGAGTTCTCGGCCGAAACCATGCTCAACGGTGAGTTCTTCGGTCAGTACATCGACTGGCGGGCACAGCACCCATCCAACGACATCATGACCGAGTTGCTCAACGCGGAGTTCGAGGATGAGACGGGAACCCTTCGGCGGATGCGGCGTGACGAGCTGTTGACCTACGTCACCGTCGTCTCGGGCGCCGGAAACGAAACCACTACCAGGCTGATCGGTTGGGCGGGAAAGGTTTTGGCCGACCACCCGGATCAGCGTCGCGCGCTGGTGGAGAATCCGGCGTTGATTCCCGCGGCGGTCGAGGAGTTGCTGCGTTACGAGCCACCGGCGCCGCACGTGGCCCGGTATGTCACCCGCGATGTCGACTACTACGGCCAACGGGTGCCCGAAGGCAGCGTGATGATGATGCTGATCGGCGCGGCGAACCGCGACCACCGCCAATTTCCGCCCGACGGCGATGTTTTCGACATCCGCCGGGAGCCCCGCCAGCACCTGACGTTCAGCGTCGGCACTCACTACTGTCTCGGCTCCGCGCTGGCCCGACTCGAGGGCCGGATCGCGCTCGAGGAGATTCTCAAGCGGTTTCCCGAATGGGATGTCGACATTGCCGAGGCCACACTCTCCCCGACGTCGACCGTGCGGGGCTGGGAGTCCATGCCGGCCATATTCGGCTGA
- a CDS encoding SDR family NAD(P)-dependent oxidoreductase gives MSDFDGRGAVITGGASGIGLATATELAGRGARVVLADVDQPGLELAVTHLRGQGFEAHGVMCDVRHLDEVVRLADKAFRLLGQVDIVFSNAGIVVAGPIAEMTHEDWRWVIDIDLWGSIHAVEAFLPRLLKQGNGGHIAFTASFAGLVPNAGLGAYGVAKYGVVSLAETLAREVKGNGIGVSVLCPMVVETKLVSNSERIRGADYGLASTPDVTGSLGPLPEQDETLGVTALARLTADAILANRLYILPHEASRASIRRRFDRIDRTFDEQAAEGWHH, from the coding sequence TTGTCAGATTTTGACGGACGCGGGGCGGTCATCACCGGGGGCGCGAGCGGGATCGGCTTGGCCACCGCCACCGAGCTGGCCGGCCGCGGAGCCCGGGTGGTACTCGCCGACGTCGACCAACCGGGCCTGGAATTGGCGGTCACTCACCTGCGCGGCCAGGGCTTCGAAGCCCACGGAGTGATGTGCGACGTCCGCCATCTCGATGAGGTGGTGCGCCTGGCCGATAAGGCGTTCCGGTTACTCGGCCAGGTGGACATCGTCTTCAGCAACGCCGGCATCGTGGTCGCCGGCCCGATCGCTGAGATGACGCACGAGGACTGGCGCTGGGTGATCGACATCGATCTGTGGGGTTCGATCCACGCCGTCGAGGCGTTTCTGCCGCGGTTGCTCAAGCAGGGCAACGGCGGCCACATCGCGTTCACCGCCTCCTTCGCCGGCTTGGTGCCCAACGCCGGGCTCGGGGCGTACGGCGTTGCCAAGTACGGCGTGGTGAGCCTGGCGGAGACCCTGGCGCGGGAGGTGAAGGGCAATGGCATCGGAGTGTCGGTGCTGTGCCCGATGGTGGTGGAGACCAAGCTGGTGTCCAACTCCGAACGGATCCGGGGCGCGGACTACGGCCTGGCGTCGACGCCCGATGTGACCGGATCGCTCGGGCCGCTGCCGGAACAGGACGAGACGCTGGGTGTCACTGCGCTGGCCCGGCTGACCGCCGACGCGATCCTGGCCAATCGCCTATACATCCTTCCGCACGAGGCGTCCCGGGCGTCGATCCGGCGCCGGTTCGACCGCATCGACCGGACTTTCGACGAACAGGCCGCCGAAGGCTGGCACCACTGA
- a CDS encoding acyl-CoA dehydrogenase family protein gives MTTSPSGAALDAALTELGWLDMLDEMPETAIPLVFRLLGETGAHAPVLNDVVLRDGSHPVPLPYAGGSWVVWERADSATPAMDEELPLHRVPTGDAVPLRAGRQAVGWWLVGTSRAMLSLARRHALDRVQFGRSIASFQAVRHRLAETLVAIEGAEATLQAATDQPNEFAFLLAKAAAGQAALTAARHSQQVLGGIGFTAEHALHRHVKRALVLEGLLGSSRELTREAGAHIKAVGSAPRLVHL, from the coding sequence ATGACGACGTCGCCGTCCGGCGCCGCCCTGGACGCTGCCCTGACTGAGCTCGGCTGGCTCGACATGCTCGACGAAATGCCGGAAACCGCAATCCCTCTGGTATTCCGTCTGCTCGGCGAGACCGGCGCGCACGCGCCCGTGCTCAACGACGTCGTGTTGCGTGACGGCAGCCACCCGGTGCCGCTGCCCTACGCCGGCGGTTCCTGGGTGGTCTGGGAGCGTGCCGACAGCGCGACTCCGGCGATGGATGAGGAGCTCCCCTTGCACCGGGTTCCGACCGGGGATGCCGTCCCGCTGCGTGCGGGACGGCAGGCAGTGGGCTGGTGGCTCGTCGGCACCAGCCGGGCCATGCTGTCGCTGGCCCGCCGGCATGCACTGGACCGGGTCCAATTCGGCCGCTCCATAGCTTCTTTCCAGGCGGTGCGACACCGGCTCGCCGAGACGCTGGTCGCCATCGAGGGCGCTGAAGCCACTTTGCAGGCCGCTACCGATCAGCCGAATGAGTTCGCGTTTCTACTGGCCAAGGCGGCGGCGGGCCAGGCGGCGCTGACCGCCGCGCGGCACAGCCAGCAGGTACTCGGGGGCATCGGCTTCACCGCCGAGCATGCCTTGCACCGCCACGTCAAGCGCGCTCTTGTGCTTGAAGGGCTGCTGGGCAGCTCACGGGAGCTGACCAGGGAAGCTGGGGCGCATATCAAGGCGGTGGGCTCAGCGCCCCGGCTCGTCCACCTCTGA
- a CDS encoding metal-dependent hydrolase family protein — MLTLKAAGLLDVDAGEIVSPGILRIDGDRIVGVGGKPDGDLIDLGDQILLPGLMDMEVNLLMGGRGEKPGLSQVQDDPPTRVLRAVGNARRTLRAGFTTVRNLGLFVKTGGYLLDVALGKAIDAGWIDGPRVVPAGHAITPTGGHLDPTMFAAFAPHVLDLTIEEGIANGVDEIRRAVRYQIKHGAQLIKVCCSGGVMSLTGPPGAQHYSDDELRAIVDEAHRRGLRVAAHTHGAEAVKHAVAAGIDCIEHGFLIDDEAIALMVDNGTFLVSTRRLAEGMDVSHAPPELQAKAAEMFPKSRTSILAAYQAGVKIAVGTDAPAIPHGRNADELVTLVEWGLPPLAVLRGATVTAAELINSTDLGRLAEGMLADVIAVPGNPLQDITVTRMVSFVMKGGKVYANQN, encoded by the coding sequence GTGTTGACCCTCAAGGCAGCTGGGCTACTCGATGTCGATGCCGGTGAGATCGTCTCCCCAGGCATCCTGCGGATCGACGGCGACCGCATCGTCGGTGTGGGAGGCAAGCCTGATGGCGACCTGATCGATCTCGGGGACCAGATCCTGTTGCCCGGGTTGATGGACATGGAGGTCAACCTGCTGATGGGTGGCCGCGGCGAGAAGCCGGGTCTGTCCCAGGTGCAGGACGATCCGCCGACCCGGGTGCTGCGCGCCGTGGGCAATGCCCGCCGCACCCTGCGCGCCGGGTTCACCACTGTGCGAAATCTGGGTCTGTTCGTCAAGACCGGCGGATACCTGCTCGACGTGGCACTGGGCAAGGCCATCGACGCCGGCTGGATCGACGGACCGCGCGTTGTGCCTGCCGGACATGCGATTACGCCTACCGGTGGGCACCTGGATCCGACCATGTTCGCGGCCTTCGCGCCGCACGTGCTGGACCTGACGATCGAGGAGGGCATCGCCAACGGCGTCGACGAGATCCGCCGGGCGGTGCGCTACCAGATCAAGCACGGCGCCCAGCTGATCAAGGTGTGCTGCTCCGGCGGGGTCATGTCGCTGACCGGGCCGCCTGGCGCGCAACACTATTCGGACGACGAACTGCGCGCCATCGTCGACGAGGCGCACCGGCGCGGGCTGCGGGTCGCCGCACACACGCACGGCGCCGAGGCCGTCAAACACGCCGTGGCAGCCGGCATCGACTGCATCGAACACGGTTTTCTGATCGACGACGAGGCGATCGCTCTCATGGTCGACAACGGCACCTTCCTGGTCAGCACCCGCCGACTGGCCGAGGGCATGGACGTGTCCCATGCGCCGCCCGAACTTCAGGCCAAGGCCGCCGAGATGTTCCCCAAGTCGCGCACCTCGATCCTGGCGGCGTACCAGGCCGGGGTGAAGATCGCCGTCGGCACCGACGCGCCGGCAATACCGCACGGCCGCAACGCCGATGAACTCGTCACTCTGGTCGAGTGGGGATTGCCGCCGCTGGCCGTGTTGCGCGGCGCGACCGTGACGGCGGCGGAGCTGATCAACTCGACCGACCTCGGGCGCCTGGCCGAGGGCATGCTGGCCGACGTCATCGCGGTGCCTGGAAATCCGTTGCAGGACATCACCGTTACCCGCATGGTGAGCTTCGTCATGAAAGGCGGCAAGGTTTATGCCAACCAGAACTGA
- a CDS encoding nuclear transport factor 2 family protein, translating to MPTRTDDLVEIQQLLARYAVTITQGDIEGLIGVFTPDGTYSAFGDTYTLDRFPELVAAAPKGLFMTGTSLVEDLDGDTATGTQPLCFIEHSAHDMRIGYYRDTYLRTADGWRLKTRAMTFIRRSGVHDSGRPHAVGRPAGDDAGRATARGGAG from the coding sequence ATGCCAACCAGAACTGACGACCTGGTGGAGATCCAGCAGCTGCTCGCCCGGTATGCGGTCACCATCACCCAGGGCGACATCGAAGGACTGATCGGCGTGTTCACCCCTGACGGCACCTACAGCGCTTTCGGCGACACCTACACACTCGACCGGTTCCCGGAGCTGGTCGCCGCCGCACCGAAGGGCCTGTTCATGACAGGCACCTCGCTGGTGGAAGATCTCGACGGCGATACGGCCACCGGCACCCAACCGCTGTGCTTCATCGAACACTCCGCGCACGACATGCGTATCGGCTACTACCGCGACACGTACCTGCGCACCGCCGACGGCTGGCGGCTGAAAACCCGTGCCATGACCTTCATCCGGCGCAGCGGCGTGCACGACTCCGGGCGCCCGCACGCCGTAGGCCGTCCAGCCGGCGACGATGCGGGCCGTGCAACGGCCCGAGGAGGAGCAGGCTAA
- a CDS encoding acyl-CoA dehydrogenase family protein, which translates to MQLTFDADVEAFRAEFVAFLDEHLPDEAQGVVRPTSCSQVPEWAARWQRLLFDNGWLLPGNPPEFGGRNATLLQQYVHADEMARRRIYRSFNPQGVGIIAASLLSFGTTEQKQQWAVRILRAEITASLGMSEPGAGSDLASLKTRAVRHSDSQGDYFVVNGQKVWTSGAHDADVLLTFVRTNPDVPKHKGISVLLIPTDTPGVVRRPFASVCDHDDVEFNEVFFTDARVPADNLVGDLDGGWRVATGALGHERAMLWLDYANLLDQQTTDFTPSGVLERDRYATLVMDAWAMRLLGSVTLAKAARGEEDVPGQSVLKLLGSEAVQRASEDALNAKGAAGLVHPAMTAPFAPLNLDAHYGSWFDRYARSFAGTIAGGTSEIQRNIIAERVLGMPRN; encoded by the coding sequence GTGCAGCTGACTTTTGATGCCGATGTCGAGGCATTCCGCGCCGAATTCGTCGCGTTTCTCGACGAGCATCTACCCGACGAGGCCCAGGGTGTGGTGCGGCCGACCTCGTGCTCGCAGGTGCCGGAGTGGGCGGCCCGCTGGCAGCGTCTGCTGTTCGACAACGGTTGGCTGTTACCCGGAAATCCACCCGAATTCGGTGGGCGCAACGCGACGTTGTTGCAGCAGTACGTGCACGCAGACGAGATGGCACGGCGTCGGATCTACCGCAGTTTCAACCCCCAGGGCGTGGGGATCATCGCGGCTTCCCTGCTGTCGTTCGGGACCACGGAACAAAAGCAGCAGTGGGCGGTGCGAATCCTGCGGGCGGAGATCACTGCGTCGCTGGGGATGAGCGAACCCGGCGCCGGTTCGGATCTGGCGTCGCTGAAGACCCGGGCGGTGCGCCATTCCGATTCGCAAGGCGACTACTTCGTGGTGAACGGACAGAAGGTGTGGACCTCGGGCGCGCACGACGCCGACGTGCTGCTGACATTCGTGCGCACCAATCCCGACGTGCCGAAGCACAAGGGGATCAGCGTATTGCTGATTCCCACCGACACACCGGGTGTGGTGCGCAGGCCGTTCGCGTCGGTGTGCGACCACGACGACGTCGAATTCAACGAGGTGTTCTTCACCGACGCCCGGGTACCGGCCGACAACCTGGTCGGTGATCTGGACGGTGGTTGGCGGGTGGCGACCGGGGCGCTCGGTCACGAGCGCGCCATGCTGTGGCTCGACTACGCCAACCTATTGGACCAACAGACAACAGATTTCACGCCGAGCGGGGTGTTGGAACGGGATCGGTACGCCACCCTGGTGATGGACGCCTGGGCAATGCGACTGCTCGGGTCGGTGACGCTGGCCAAGGCCGCGCGCGGGGAAGAGGACGTGCCGGGCCAATCGGTGTTGAAACTGCTCGGGTCGGAGGCGGTCCAGCGTGCCTCTGAAGACGCGTTGAACGCCAAGGGGGCTGCGGGCCTTGTTCACCCCGCGATGACGGCGCCGTTCGCGCCACTGAACCTCGACGCGCACTACGGCAGCTGGTTCGACCGGTACGCCCGCAGCTTCGCCGGGACCATCGCCGGCGGCACGTCGGAGATCCAGCGCAACATCATCGCCGAGCGGGTACTGGGGATGCCGCGCAACTAG